In the Helianthus annuus cultivar XRQ/B chromosome 11, HanXRQr2.0-SUNRISE, whole genome shotgun sequence genome, one interval contains:
- the LOC110888088 gene encoding proline-rich protein 36-like, giving the protein MPSSSDTGVSNTMDPIVSVSDDEILSESEVYTSDTTSTDEDDFQPFALPDFGDDIPIADGPFDGDLPLLQVPAPLPLTAVPLEDLPNDEFADDDIDLFLEGPPEGDQDGVALMDADVPFADDPVVDPVVPLAEIPADVPIADPVVPVEAPIEEAPFDLFGPYSFESVASVSLHAQGIQHYSSDSDSDMAMSVAPLDVDLDPEVEFLPDEPAPVDPLPEPGHVDIPDIAPPVIVAPVDLPPISDVPVIDAPIVAPVVPVSAPVHADHAPFAAHIDRRYADTRNGWIEDDDDYPPFVLPVTPPVAPVSTPFEIPLFHPHTSDVHRTDLPIAFLQDIPPPRPREGSSRQPPVFVPPVSSSVPFMS; this is encoded by the exons atgccATCGTCATCGGATACTGGAGTATCGAACACTATGGATCCTATAGTGAGCGTGTCGGACGATGAGATTCTGTCAGAGAGTGAGGTCTACACGTCAGACACTACTAGCACGGATGAGGATGACTTCCAACCGTTTGCTCTTCCTGATTTTGGAGATGATATTCCTATTGCTGATGGCCCTTTCGATGGGGACCTACCTCTTCTTCAGGTCCCTGCTCCTCTACCGCTCACCGCAGTACCCCTCGAGGATCTGCCTAATGATGAGTTCGCTGATGATGACATTGATTTGTTCCTAGAGGGTCCCCCGGAGGGTGACCAGGATGGTGTGGCCCTCATGGATGCCGATGTCCCTTTTGCTGATGATCCTGTTGTCGACCCTGTTGTTCCCTTGGCTGAGATTCCTGCTGATGTGCCCATTGCTGATCCTGTCGTTCCAGTCGAGGCTCCCATTGAGGAGGCTCCTTTTGATCTGTTTGGTCCTTACTCATTCGAGTCTGTAGCGTCCGTTTCACTGCACGCCCAGGGCATACAGCACTATTCCTCTGATTCCGACTCAgacatggcgatgtctgttgcgcCCCTCGACGTTGACCTAGATCCGGAGGTCGAGTTTTTACCTGATGAGCCTGCTCCTGTTG ACCCTTTACCTGAGCCTGGTCATGTCGATATACCAGACATAGCACCACCTGTCATTGTTGCGCCCGTCGATTTACCACCGATTTCGGATGTTCCTGTTATTGATGCACCCATTGTTGCACCCGTAGTACCTGTTTCGGCCCCTGTGCATGCTGACCATGCACCGTTTGCCGCTCACATTGATCGTCGTTATGCTgacacccgtaacgggtggatCGAGGATGATGATGACTACCCACCGTTTGTGCTACCCGTCACTCCTCCTGTAGCACCTGTTTCCACACCTTTTGAGATTCCATTATTCCACCCACACACCTCTGACGTCCATCGCACTGATCTTCCCATCGCATTCCTCCAGGACATTCCGCCACCTCGTCCTAGGGAGGGTTCATCGAGGCAGCCGCCTGTTTTTGTTCCACCTGTATCGTCATCAGTTCCGTTCATGTCCTAG